Within the Thermoproteales archaeon genome, the region ATGCTAAGTTAATATTTTTAATTAAGTTAAAAAAATTAAAAATTTTAAAGTTGGCGAATTTATGCGGGTGGAATCTCAGTATATATAGTCTTGACGTCAATTCCGCGCTTGACGTTGTGTATTAGGAATCCTGTGAATATGAACGCGCCTAAAGCCATCCAGAAGCTCTGGTGAATCGGGATCATCAATGATTCAGCACCGAAGTAGTAGAATATTTCTTTGGTGGCTACGAAGAAGAAGAACATGTTGATTCCAAAGCCATATGCGCCCAGTATGCTCAGTACTGGAATTCCCGAGATTTCCCATTTTACTGGACTTCTCTCGTAGAGGTCACGTCTTAGGAATGGTAGAACGGCAGCGGATAGACAAGCCATCATAACTGCGAACTGGTATAAATTGGTTGTGTCGGCAGCTGCAGCCCAGTCTCCTCCAGCTGTGAGAGCTACTCCTATTGCGCCACCTATCATTGTTAATATGATAGCCCAGTGTGGGCTGTGGAATTTCTCGTTTACTGCAGCGAAAAGTTCGGGGAAGAATCTGTCGAATGCCCATGCAAAGACCATTCTACTAGCTACCACGAAGAATGCTGGAATATCTTTTAGCAAGATTATTCCTACTACTGTTCCATTTAATACTTGTAACCATTCTAGTCCGGAAGGTACTAAGGGTATTGTAAATGATGTTATTACCTTCGGTGGTAATAGGTACGAAGCTGGTACTCCTAGAAAGGCTGCTAGCTTATCAGGTCCTAATGTATCATACACGTGGAAGTATAATGCTGTAAAGTATACTCTATCTGGAGGAATTCCTTGTGCTGTTAAGAAACTCATAGCTCCTACTTTTGATAGAATATCTTGCGGTACTATCCAAACCGCATAAACAAGAAATGGCAAGGCAATGTAATAGAGCATGATCACTATAGTTCCTACAACTTGAGCAACAAACAGTGATCTTGCTGGAGCCTTTAATTCGCCTCCTACGAATACCGCCGATAGGATTCCGATGTATGCCCAGATTGCTCCTACGCTTGCGCTCATTGTAGCTTCCCACGAGAACGGAGCGACCGGGACATCACCTAATTCAAAAGCTTTTGCTACTATCTTCTCGTATGCTCCTGGTCCGTATATTCTATCCCATCCTGCTACTGTTGCTCCGGGAGCCAGTCCCCATACTCCTAGAATAAATATGTTGGAGATACATCCTATAATGGCTACTAATCCTAGTATGTTGATTATCCATCCGTAGATTTTCATTCCTAGTAAAGCTATAAGTCCGAATATGAATACAAAAGTCATTCCTAATACCCAGTGACCTTGAGTTGACGCCATCCACTGGGCAGTGGCGAGTAGCCCTTCGTCTTTTAATGCTATTCCCGCCGCTGTCGCGGCGCTCACGAAGAAGTCTATTGAATACCAGGAGATGATTCCATATGATAGAACTTCTGTAAACCAAAAGCCCCATGATGCTAGGAATCCAAGAGCGGGGCTTAATCCTCTTGTGATGAATATGTAGTCTCCTCCAGTTCTTGGCATCATTATTCCTAGCATCGTATAGACTAGTGCTGTTGGTATCATTGCTAAAACTCCTGTTACTAAGAACGAGAATGGCACGAACGCGCCTGGGTGTTGATATGCAGCTATTACTGCTAATTTGTGAATTCCGCCTCCTACTGTGTGGGTGAAGACGAGCATGAAAGCCGTGAATGGTCCTACTGTTCTCACTAATCCGCTAGCTCTTCTTACGAATATTACGGGTGCAGCTTCTTCTCCCATAAGATTCACCTAGATATTTATTTCTGTAATATAGTTCTATTTAAGTTTTCAGTGTTTTATTTTTTAGAATTTTTAAAGAATCGCCATATATTCAAATATTTTTTTGCGTTATGTTTTTATATGTAAAATTGAGAGAAAGCTCATATTTTTCTTATATTTGTCTTGCTATTCCTTTTTATAATAAAATTTTTTATAAAAAACTTAGTAGATATATTTATATATGGTATAAATATACCATATATAATGTTGCTATGAGGAAAAGTCTTGAATTGAGTTTAACAGC harbors:
- a CDS encoding APC family permease, which codes for MGEEAAPVIFVRRASGLVRTVGPFTAFMLVFTHTVGGGIHKLAVIAAYQHPGAFVPFSFLVTGVLAMIPTALVYTMLGIMMPRTGGDYIFITRGLSPALGFLASWGFWFTEVLSYGIISWYSIDFFVSAATAAGIALKDEGLLATAQWMASTQGHWVLGMTFVFIFGLIALLGMKIYGWIINILGLVAIIGCISNIFILGVWGLAPGATVAGWDRIYGPGAYEKIVAKAFELGDVPVAPFSWEATMSASVGAIWAYIGILSAVFVGGELKAPARSLFVAQVVGTIVIMLYYIALPFLVYAVWIVPQDILSKVGAMSFLTAQGIPPDRVYFTALYFHVYDTLGPDKLAAFLGVPASYLLPPKVITSFTIPLVPSGLEWLQVLNGTVVGIILLKDIPAFFVVASRMVFAWAFDRFFPELFAAVNEKFHSPHWAIILTMIGGAIGVALTAGGDWAAAADTTNLYQFAVMMACLSAAVLPFLRRDLYERSPVKWEISGIPVLSILGAYGFGINMFFFFVATKEIFYYFGAESLMIPIHQSFWMALGAFIFTGFLIHNVKRGIDVKTIYTEIPPA